The Flavobacterium sp. 123 genome contains a region encoding:
- a CDS encoding response regulator transcription factor, whose amino-acid sequence MKILLLEDDFTLSKEIVSFFDSKSFQCYPFYDGSLLVKKYKPNDYDLIILDINVPGKNGIEVCKAIRELDKKTPIIMLTAFSEIEDKLTSFEYGADDYLVKPFHFQELFARVNSLLRRKETPQQVQQKIVIQDLEIFETEMKVFRAGEEIKLTPKEFKLLLTLANANGNILSKQFIADKLWDYHIETNQNTIEVYINFLRKKIDKDHPVKLIHTKIGYGYYLNEFE is encoded by the coding sequence ATGAAAATTTTATTACTTGAAGACGATTTTACTTTATCGAAAGAAATTGTAAGCTTTTTCGATTCTAAATCTTTTCAATGCTATCCTTTTTACGATGGTTCACTTCTAGTCAAGAAATACAAACCTAACGATTATGACCTAATCATTCTTGATATTAATGTGCCTGGAAAAAATGGAATTGAAGTTTGCAAAGCTATAAGAGAATTAGACAAAAAGACTCCTATTATAATGTTAACTGCATTTAGCGAAATTGAAGACAAACTAACTTCGTTCGAATATGGGGCAGATGACTATTTAGTAAAACCATTTCACTTTCAAGAGTTATTTGCTAGAGTAAATTCGCTTTTGCGAAGAAAAGAAACACCACAGCAAGTACAACAAAAAATCGTTATTCAAGATTTAGAAATTTTTGAAACCGAAATGAAGGTTTTTCGCGCTGGTGAAGAAATAAAATTAACACCAAAAGAGTTCAAACTATTACTAACATTAGCCAATGCTAATGGAAATATACTTTCAAAACAATTTATTGCGGACAAACTATGGGATTACCACATAGAAACCAACCAAAACACAATAGAAGTTTATATTAACTTTCTGCGAAAAAAAATAGACAAAGATCATCCTGTAAAACTAATTCACACTAAAATTGGATATGGTTATTATCTAAACGAGTTCGAATGA
- a CDS encoding GNAT family N-acetyltransferase yields the protein MITKATAEDISVLNTLINSAYRGESSKKGWTTEANLLEGLRTTEEELNETIENAKNTILKFTESNQIVGCVLLIEKEFKLYLGMLTVTPNKQNSGIGKKLLQQAEIHASKLGLPKIVMTVISVREELINWYNRNGYMDTGAREPFPVSDVHISISEQPLEFIVLEKII from the coding sequence ATGATTACAAAAGCAACAGCAGAAGATATTTCTGTATTAAATACATTAATCAATTCTGCTTATAGAGGAGAATCATCTAAAAAAGGATGGACTACAGAAGCAAACCTATTAGAAGGACTTCGAACAACTGAAGAGGAACTAAATGAAACTATTGAGAATGCTAAAAATACAATTCTAAAATTTACTGAAAGCAATCAAATAGTAGGATGCGTATTGTTAATTGAAAAAGAGTTTAAATTGTATTTAGGCATGCTAACAGTTACTCCTAATAAACAAAATAGTGGTATTGGAAAAAAATTATTACAACAAGCTGAAATTCATGCTTCAAAATTAGGATTACCAAAAATAGTAATGACCGTAATATCTGTTCGTGAAGAATTAATTAACTGGTATAACCGTAACGGATATATGGATACCGGAGCAAGAGAACCGTTTCCAGTTAGTGATGTTCATATTTCAATCTCAGAACAACCTTTAGAATTTATTGTTTTAGAAAAAATAATTTAA
- a CDS encoding DUF4294 domain-containing protein, whose amino-acid sequence MKRIKLLLVLVFISLSAKAQIVQKDTTKMGYVLTENDTILNDTILLPEIIISREKLDLEAKKQFLILQNRVYKTYPYAKLASERLTFLNRGMAKLKTSREKSRYFKIVEDYLSNEFEAKLKKLSRKQGQILVKLIHRQTGTTTYELISTLKSGWKAFWSNVTARMFDINLKTKYNPFEVNEDYLIETILVRAFESGRLQNQPPVVPIDYNNLNESWQSKKEAQNK is encoded by the coding sequence ATGAAGCGCATTAAATTACTTTTGGTTTTAGTTTTTATTTCTTTATCTGCAAAAGCGCAGATAGTTCAAAAGGACACAACCAAAATGGGATATGTTTTAACGGAAAATGATACCATACTTAATGACACCATATTATTACCCGAAATTATAATTTCTAGAGAAAAGTTAGATCTCGAAGCCAAAAAGCAATTTCTAATTCTTCAAAACCGAGTTTATAAAACCTATCCATATGCTAAATTAGCTTCCGAAAGATTGACATTTCTAAATAGGGGAATGGCAAAACTTAAAACAAGTAGAGAAAAAAGTCGCTATTTCAAAATTGTAGAGGATTATTTAAGCAATGAATTCGAAGCTAAACTCAAAAAACTTTCTCGTAAACAAGGACAAATACTTGTAAAACTTATTCATCGTCAAACCGGCACTACAACATATGAACTAATAAGTACGCTCAAAAGCGGGTGGAAGGCATTTTGGTCAAATGTAACAGCTAGGATGTTTGATATTAATCTTAAAACAAAATACAATCCTTTTGAAGTTAATGAAGACTATTTGATAGAGACTATATTAGTAAGAGCCTTTGAATCGGGTAGACTGCAAAATCAACCACCGGTAGTACCTATTGATTATAATAATCTAAATGAATCCTGGCAATCTAAGAAAGAAGCGCAAAATAAATAG
- a CDS encoding M42 family metallopeptidase, whose protein sequence is MSTQSILKETSLTFLENYLNNASPTGFEAEGQKLWMDYVKPYVDTFITDTYGTAVGVINPDAPYKVVIEGHADEIAWYVNYITDDGLIYVIRNGGSDHQIAPSKRVNIHTKKGIVKGIFGWPAIHTRNRDKEENPKISNLFIDLGCETKEQVEKMGVHVGCVITYPDEFMIMNENKFVCRAIDNRMGGFMIAEVARLLHENKKKLPFGLYITNSVQEEVGLRGAEMITQTIKPNVAIITDVCHDSTTPMIDKKIEGETKIGKGPVITYAPAVQNNLRELILNTAMEKEIPFQRLASSRVTGTDTDAFAYSNGGVASALISLPLRYMHTTVEMVHREDVENVIKLIYETLLKIENEETFSYFK, encoded by the coding sequence ATGAGCACACAATCTATACTAAAAGAAACTTCTCTTACCTTTTTAGAAAATTACCTTAATAATGCTTCTCCAACTGGATTTGAAGCTGAAGGACAAAAACTATGGATGGATTACGTTAAACCATATGTAGATACTTTTATCACGGATACTTACGGAACGGCTGTTGGAGTTATCAATCCTGATGCTCCATATAAAGTAGTTATTGAAGGTCATGCGGATGAAATTGCGTGGTATGTAAATTACATTACTGATGACGGATTAATTTACGTAATAAGAAATGGTGGTTCTGATCACCAAATTGCACCTTCAAAACGTGTAAACATTCATACTAAAAAAGGAATTGTAAAAGGAATCTTTGGATGGCCTGCTATTCATACTAGAAACAGGGACAAGGAAGAAAATCCTAAAATCAGTAATTTGTTTATTGATTTAGGTTGTGAGACTAAAGAACAGGTTGAAAAAATGGGCGTTCATGTAGGTTGTGTTATTACTTACCCGGATGAATTCATGATTATGAACGAAAATAAATTCGTTTGTCGTGCTATAGATAACCGAATGGGAGGATTTATGATTGCCGAAGTAGCTCGTTTGCTTCATGAAAACAAGAAAAAATTACCTTTTGGATTATACATTACCAATTCTGTTCAAGAAGAAGTAGGTCTTCGTGGAGCAGAAATGATAACTCAAACCATAAAACCAAATGTTGCAATCATTACCGATGTATGCCACGATTCAACCACTCCAATGATTGACAAAAAAATTGAAGGAGAAACAAAAATTGGAAAAGGTCCTGTTATTACTTACGCTCCAGCGGTTCAAAATAATTTGAGAGAATTAATCTTGAATACCGCAATGGAAAAAGAAATTCCATTTCAACGATTAGCTTCTTCAAGAGTTACAGGAACTGATACTGATGCTTTTGCTTATAGTAATGGTGGAGTTGCATCTGCTTTGATTTCTCTTCCATTACGATATATGCACACGACTGTAGAAATGGTTCACCGAGAAGATGTAGAGAATGTTATCAAACTTATATATGAAACACTCTTGAAGATTGAAAACGAAGAAACTTTTTCTTATTTCAAATAA
- a CDS encoding YSC84-related protein, which yields MKNFNVIWVILMACVLNITPIFGQSSAKKNKIIADSKTAKAEFIKSDALMKGLFEKAPGYVIFPNVGKGGLGVGGAAGNGVVYEYNKMVGMAKLSQLSIGFQAGGQAYREVIFFESKKELDRFKESRFEFSAQASAVAVTAGASANVKYTDGVMVFTMQKGGLMYEASIGGQKFKFNKL from the coding sequence ATGAAAAATTTTAATGTTATTTGGGTAATTTTGATGGCTTGTGTTTTAAATATAACACCAATATTTGGACAATCAAGTGCTAAAAAGAATAAAATTATTGCTGACAGTAAAACAGCAAAGGCTGAGTTTATTAAAAGTGACGCTCTTATGAAAGGGCTTTTTGAAAAAGCGCCTGGTTATGTTATCTTTCCTAATGTGGGTAAAGGAGGACTTGGTGTTGGCGGAGCTGCAGGTAATGGGGTTGTATATGAGTATAATAAAATGGTAGGTATGGCCAAGTTATCACAATTGAGTATCGGATTTCAGGCTGGTGGACAAGCCTATAGAGAAGTGATATTTTTCGAATCCAAAAAGGAATTAGATCGTTTTAAAGAGAGTCGCTTTGAATTTTCTGCTCAAGCTTCTGCAGTAGCTGTGACAGCTGGAGCCTCAGCTAATGTTAAGTACACTGATGGTGTTATGGTATTCACGATGCAAAAAGGAGGTCTTATGTATGAGGCATCCATTGGCGGACAGAAATTTAAATTTAATAAATTGTAA
- the thrC gene encoding threonine synthase, producing MKYYSLNHNAPKVSFQEAVIQGLATDKGLYFPETISPLAPSFFDTIENLSNEEIAFEAIKQFVGDEIPAETLKQIIAETLCFDFPVVEVEKRIYSLELFHGPTMAFKDVGARFMSRCLGYFNKDKKDNKNTVLVATSGDTGGAVASGFLGVNGVEVVILYPSGKVSDIQERQLTTLGQNITALEVDGVFDDCQDMVKKAFLDDSLKHKNLTSANSINIARWLPQMFYFFFAYKALKQQNKPLVFSCPSGNFGNICAGIIAKKMGLPIEHFVASTNVNDTVPRFLINGIYDPKPSIATISNAMDVGNPSNFIRIQEMYQNNLEQFKKDFSSFTFNDEETIAAMKTIYNTDGYIAEPHGAVGYLGLKQELKNHPNAIGIFLETAHPIKFLDTVEPTLNVKLPIPTQIESVLNKEKISIKIKTYDELKAFLA from the coding sequence ATGAAATATTACAGTTTAAACCATAATGCCCCAAAAGTTTCTTTTCAAGAAGCCGTAATTCAAGGACTAGCAACTGATAAAGGATTGTATTTCCCAGAAACGATTAGTCCGTTAGCACCTTCTTTTTTTGATACAATAGAAAATTTAAGCAATGAAGAAATCGCTTTTGAAGCTATCAAACAATTTGTAGGTGATGAAATTCCAGCAGAAACTTTAAAACAAATTATTGCCGAAACTTTGTGTTTCGATTTTCCTGTGGTTGAAGTTGAAAAAAGGATATATTCTCTTGAGTTATTCCACGGTCCAACTATGGCTTTCAAAGATGTAGGCGCTCGTTTTATGTCTCGCTGTTTAGGTTATTTTAATAAAGATAAAAAAGACAACAAAAACACTGTTCTAGTAGCTACTTCTGGCGATACTGGTGGTGCTGTAGCTAGTGGATTTCTTGGTGTAAATGGTGTTGAAGTTGTGATTCTATATCCTTCTGGAAAAGTAAGTGACATTCAGGAAAGACAATTAACAACTTTAGGTCAGAATATAACTGCTCTTGAAGTAGATGGTGTTTTTGATGATTGCCAAGATATGGTTAAAAAAGCATTCTTAGACGACAGCTTAAAGCATAAAAATCTAACCTCGGCGAATTCAATTAATATTGCGCGCTGGTTACCTCAGATGTTTTATTTCTTCTTTGCTTACAAAGCACTAAAGCAACAAAATAAACCCTTAGTTTTCTCTTGTCCAAGTGGAAATTTCGGAAATATCTGTGCTGGTATTATTGCTAAAAAAATGGGATTACCAATTGAACATTTTGTAGCTTCAACGAATGTTAATGATACGGTACCAAGATTTTTAATCAACGGAATTTACGACCCTAAACCTTCTATTGCTACTATTTCAAATGCAATGGATGTGGGTAATCCTAGTAATTTTATCCGTATTCAAGAAATGTATCAAAACAATTTGGAGCAGTTCAAAAAAGATTTTTCATCATTTACTTTCAATGACGAAGAAACTATTGCTGCTATGAAGACTATTTACAATACTGATGGTTATATTGCTGAACCACATGGAGCAGTTGGTTATTTAGGATTGAAACAAGAATTAAAAAACCATCCGAATGCCATTGGTATTTTCTTAGAAACCGCTCATCCAATAAAATTTTTAGACACGGTAGAACCAACATTAAACGTAAAACTACCAATTCCTACACAAATTGAAAGCGTTCTAAACAAAGAAAAAATAAGTATAAAAATTAAAACTTACGATGAATTAAAAGCTTTCTTAGCATAA
- a CDS encoding NAD(P)H-hydrate dehydratase codes for MNQLPLYIDHKEILKRYRTIDSHTHKGIQGHVLIIGGSYGKIGAVCLSSKAALKSGCGLVTAYIPKCGYNILQTAIPEVMVLTDNQERYISEISFDIIPQAIGIGPGLGQEVVTQKAFYKFLEQNSFPLVVDADALNILSKNKEWIFLLPAKTIITPHPKEFERLIGKWTSEEEKINLAKLFSIKYNLIIVMKDAPTRIIDNDKIYQNTTGNAALATAGSGDVLTGIITSLLAQSYEPIDAAIIGVYLHGLTADIALPETGYQSFIASDIILNIGKAFLSLEK; via the coding sequence ATGAATCAACTTCCTTTATATATTGACCATAAAGAAATCCTGAAAAGATATAGAACCATTGATAGCCATACTCATAAAGGGATTCAAGGGCATGTTTTAATTATAGGAGGTAGTTATGGGAAAATTGGTGCTGTTTGTCTTTCTTCTAAAGCAGCTCTTAAATCAGGTTGTGGATTGGTTACAGCTTATATTCCCAAATGTGGATATAATATTCTTCAAACTGCAATTCCTGAAGTAATGGTTTTAACGGATAATCAAGAAAGATATATTTCAGAAATATCTTTTGATATTATACCACAAGCAATTGGTATTGGGCCTGGTTTAGGTCAGGAAGTAGTTACTCAAAAAGCTTTTTATAAATTTTTAGAACAGAACAGTTTTCCTTTGGTAGTTGATGCTGATGCATTGAATATTTTGTCTAAAAACAAAGAATGGATTTTTTTACTACCAGCTAAAACTATTATTACTCCACATCCAAAAGAATTTGAGCGATTAATAGGTAAATGGACTTCTGAAGAAGAGAAGATTAATTTAGCTAAATTATTTTCAATTAAATATAATCTCATTATTGTGATGAAAGATGCTCCAACAAGAATAATTGATAATGATAAAATTTATCAGAATACAACTGGAAATGCAGCTTTGGCAACAGCAGGAAGTGGAGATGTTTTAACTGGAATTATTACTAGTTTATTAGCTCAATCTTATGAACCAATTGATGCAGCAATTATTGGTGTCTATTTGCATGGATTGACGGCAGATATTGCTTTACCTGAAACAGGTTATCAATCTTTTATCGCTTCTGATATTATTTTAAATATTGGTAAAGCATTTTTAAGTTTGGAAAAATAA
- a CDS encoding homoserine kinase — MNEIKIFCPATIANLSCGFDVLGLCLETAGDEMIIRKSDVKGVRITKIVGANLPLETEKNVSGVAALAMLEAIDTEFGFEIEIYKHIKAGSGIGSSAASSAGAVFGINELLGRPFTRKELVLFAMQGEKLASGNAHADNVAPALLGGFTLVRSSNPLDIIKIQSPSELYATVVHPQIELKTSDARSVLKQTVSLKSAITQWGNVGGLVAGLYTQDYDLIGRSLHDEIVEPLRSVLIPGFDLIKKTAYENGALGSGISGSGPSIFALSKGEATAKKIAEAMSAVYEKMNLPYEIHVSKVNDEGMKIIK, encoded by the coding sequence ATGAATGAAATAAAAATATTTTGCCCTGCTACAATTGCTAATCTATCCTGTGGATTTGATGTTCTAGGACTTTGTTTAGAAACTGCTGGTGACGAAATGATTATTCGAAAATCAGATGTAAAAGGAGTTCGTATCACTAAAATTGTTGGTGCTAATTTGCCATTGGAAACTGAAAAAAATGTATCTGGCGTTGCTGCTTTAGCTATGCTTGAAGCTATTGACACAGAATTTGGATTTGAAATCGAAATTTACAAACACATTAAAGCCGGAAGTGGAATTGGTAGTAGTGCTGCAAGTTCAGCTGGTGCTGTTTTTGGTATCAATGAATTATTAGGACGACCATTTACCCGAAAAGAATTGGTTTTATTTGCAATGCAAGGTGAAAAATTAGCTAGCGGAAATGCACATGCGGATAATGTAGCTCCTGCCCTTTTGGGTGGATTTACTTTAGTAAGGAGCTCAAATCCTTTAGATATAATTAAAATACAAAGCCCTTCGGAATTATACGCAACCGTTGTACATCCTCAGATAGAACTAAAAACCTCGGATGCGCGTTCCGTACTAAAACAAACGGTTTCTTTAAAAAGCGCTATTACGCAATGGGGAAATGTGGGTGGATTAGTAGCTGGACTCTATACTCAAGATTATGATTTGATAGGAAGATCGCTTCATGACGAAATTGTAGAACCTTTACGAAGTGTTTTAATTCCAGGATTTGACTTAATCAAAAAAACAGCTTACGAAAATGGTGCTTTAGGTTCAGGAATATCTGGTTCTGGCCCCTCAATTTTTGCTTTAAGCAAAGGAGAAGCTACCGCTAAAAAAATCGCAGAGGCGATGAGTGCTGTTTATGAAAAGATGAACTTGCCGTATGAAATTCACGTTTCAAAAGTGAATGACGAAGGAATGAAAATAATAAAATAA